In a genomic window of Aggregatimonas sangjinii:
- a CDS encoding NAD(P)/FAD-dependent oxidoreductase, producing the protein MNIPKTEKKRVVIIGGGFAGISLAKNLKGADIQLVLLDQHNYHTFQPLLYQVSTSGLEPDSIAYPIRKILRKLSDFYFRLATVQHIDTETRCVTTDIGNLAYDYLVLATGTKTNFFGNEQIAKYALPMKFLPDALNIRSLMLQNFEYADDCTDMAERKAHLNFCIIGAGPTGVELSGALAELKRNVFPKDYKHMEINEMEIHLFEGGPQVLPPMSDHASKEAEKFLKELGVIVHLNAIASDYDGELLTLDDGATFRTKNCIWTAGVTGASIEGFKTDVMIEKSSRYAVNQFNQINGFDTVFAIGDIAQMDTQDYPKGHPQVAQPAIQQGEHLAKNIKRMLSGKEMTPFKYTDKGTMATVGRNKAVADIKKFRFGGSFAWLLWMVVHLMALVGFRNRVIVFFNWVYNYINYDKAARLIVRPFKPKT; encoded by the coding sequence ATGAATATTCCAAAAACCGAAAAAAAGCGAGTAGTCATCATTGGTGGCGGCTTTGCTGGCATCTCGTTGGCAAAAAACCTAAAGGGTGCCGATATACAACTGGTTTTATTGGACCAGCATAATTACCATACGTTTCAGCCCTTGCTATATCAAGTTTCGACGAGCGGCTTGGAACCGGATTCCATCGCCTACCCCATTCGAAAAATCCTCAGAAAGTTAAGCGACTTTTACTTTCGTCTGGCAACCGTACAGCATATTGACACGGAAACGAGATGCGTCACAACCGATATCGGGAATCTTGCCTATGACTACTTGGTCCTGGCTACGGGAACCAAAACCAACTTTTTCGGCAATGAACAGATTGCAAAATATGCCTTGCCCATGAAGTTTTTACCGGATGCCCTGAACATCCGTAGTCTTATGCTTCAAAATTTTGAATATGCTGACGATTGCACCGACATGGCCGAGAGAAAGGCGCATCTTAATTTCTGTATCATAGGTGCCGGACCTACGGGCGTAGAGCTCTCAGGAGCCCTTGCCGAACTGAAGAGAAATGTCTTTCCAAAAGATTACAAGCATATGGAAATAAATGAAATGGAAATTCATTTGTTCGAAGGAGGCCCACAGGTGTTACCACCCATGAGCGATCACGCATCCAAAGAAGCCGAGAAATTTTTAAAAGAACTAGGGGTAATCGTGCATTTGAACGCCATCGCCAGCGATTATGACGGAGAACTATTAACATTGGACGATGGGGCGACCTTTCGAACCAAAAACTGCATATGGACGGCAGGGGTAACCGGAGCTTCCATAGAGGGTTTCAAAACAGACGTCATGATTGAAAAATCAAGTCGCTATGCCGTAAATCAATTCAATCAAATAAATGGATTCGATACGGTTTTCGCTATTGGCGATATCGCCCAAATGGACACTCAGGACTATCCCAAAGGACATCCTCAGGTCGCGCAGCCTGCTATTCAACAAGGGGAACATTTGGCAAAAAATATAAAGCGAATGCTTAGCGGTAAAGAGATGACACCCTTCAAGTACACGGACAAGGGTACAATGGCGACCGTTGGTCGGAACAAAGCCGTCGCGGATATCAAAAAATTCCGTTTCGGGGGATCCTTCGCCTGGCTACTGTGGATGGTCGTTCACCTTATGGCCTTAGTCGGTTTTAGGAATCGAGTCATCGTCTTTTTCAATTGGGTATACAATTACATCAACTACGATAAGGCAGCCAGATTGATCGTACGCCCCTTCAAACCAAAGACCTGA
- a CDS encoding peptide chain release factor 3 yields MNFADQIARRRTFGIISHPDAGKTTLTEKLLLFGGAIQEAGAVKNNKIKKTATSDFMEIERQRGISVATSVLAFIYRNKKINILDTPGHKDFAEDTFRTLTAVDSVIVVIDVAKGVEAQTEKLVEVCRMRSIPIIVFINKMDREGKDAFDLLDEVEQKLGLAVTPLSFPIGMGYDFKGIYNIYEKNINLFSGNSKSNIEDTIAFDDIRNDALDGIIGEKAATELRDNLELVEGVYPKFDRESYLKGEQQPVFFGSALNNFGVRELLDCFIEIAPPPKSKKAEERVVEAKEKELTGFVFKIHANMDPKHRDRLAFVKIVSGTFERNKPYLHVRQGKKLKFSSPNAFFAEKKEIVDISYPGDIVGLHDTGNFKIGDTLTEGEELHYKGIPSFSPEHFRYINNADPMKSKQLYKGIDQLMDEGVAQLFTLELNGRKVIGTVGALQFEVIQYRLEHEYGAKCSYENFPVYKACWVAADDPKNDEFKEFKRVKQKFLAKDKRGRLVFLADSQFSLQMTQQKYPSVKLHFVSEFD; encoded by the coding sequence ATGAACTTTGCAGATCAAATCGCGAGGAGGAGGACCTTCGGAATCATATCGCACCCCGATGCCGGAAAGACCACCTTGACCGAGAAACTATTGCTTTTCGGCGGGGCCATACAAGAGGCTGGAGCTGTAAAAAACAATAAAATAAAAAAAACCGCTACTAGTGATTTTATGGAAATCGAGCGACAGCGCGGTATTTCCGTGGCAACCTCGGTACTGGCATTTATATACAGGAATAAAAAAATAAATATACTTGATACTCCCGGCCACAAAGACTTTGCCGAGGATACGTTCAGGACGCTTACAGCAGTTGATAGCGTAATCGTCGTTATCGATGTTGCTAAAGGTGTCGAGGCCCAAACCGAGAAACTTGTCGAAGTCTGCAGAATGCGAAGTATACCCATCATCGTTTTCATTAACAAAATGGACCGGGAAGGAAAAGATGCCTTTGACCTTTTAGACGAAGTGGAGCAGAAATTAGGCCTTGCCGTAACACCCTTAAGTTTTCCTATAGGGATGGGGTACGACTTCAAAGGCATCTATAACATATATGAGAAAAACATAAATCTGTTCAGTGGAAACAGCAAGAGTAATATTGAGGACACCATTGCCTTCGATGATATTCGGAACGATGCTTTGGATGGAATTATCGGTGAAAAAGCAGCCACCGAACTTCGCGACAATCTCGAGCTTGTAGAAGGTGTGTATCCAAAATTTGACCGCGAATCCTATCTGAAAGGAGAACAGCAACCCGTTTTTTTTGGTTCGGCATTGAATAATTTCGGAGTAAGGGAATTGTTGGATTGCTTTATTGAAATCGCTCCGCCACCAAAATCAAAAAAAGCGGAAGAACGTGTGGTCGAGGCAAAAGAGAAAGAACTTACAGGATTCGTTTTTAAAATACATGCCAACATGGACCCCAAACACCGTGATCGGTTGGCCTTCGTAAAAATCGTTTCGGGCACATTTGAACGCAATAAACCCTATTTGCACGTTCGGCAGGGAAAAAAATTGAAATTTTCGAGTCCCAATGCTTTTTTTGCGGAGAAGAAGGAAATCGTGGATATCTCCTATCCCGGAGATATTGTTGGCCTTCATGATACGGGTAATTTCAAAATCGGGGATACGCTAACCGAAGGTGAAGAACTGCACTACAAAGGCATACCCAGTTTCTCCCCTGAGCATTTTCGCTATATCAATAATGCCGACCCTATGAAGTCAAAACAACTTTATAAAGGTATCGACCAGTTGATGGATGAAGGTGTAGCGCAACTTTTTACGTTAGAACTGAACGGAAGAAAGGTTATCGGTACCGTTGGTGCGCTTCAATTCGAAGTGATCCAATATCGTTTGGAACATGAGTACGGGGCCAAATGCTCCTATGAGAACTTTCCGGTATACAAAGCCTGCTGGGTAGCTGCCGACGACCCTAAGAACGATGAATTTAAAGAATTCAAAAGGGTAAAGCAGAAATTTTTAGCCAAGGACAAACGAGGGAGACTAGTGTTTTTGGCCGATTCGCAATTTTCGCTTCAAATGACACAACAGAAATATCCGAGCGTAAAATTACATTTCGTTTCTGAATTCGATTAG
- a CDS encoding gliding motility-associated C-terminal domain-containing protein, producing MESFTSTQKKKKRPHYFIGCLLVMLLAGNTYANSSSTVFENHSNPISIDDPDDLDDDDDGILDTVEDENLDGDNDPDTNPSDKDGDGIPNYLDIDSDGDGILDNVEGQNDASYIAPSGVDANGNGLDDAYEGPFRFGINPVNTDMSNGGRGRIPDYLDVDADIDGIFDNIEAQALNAFVAPSGVDDNGNGLDDAYEGSYGFGIVPINSDSDIYPDYRDFDSDGDGIKDKREAQTTAGYINPLGDNNMNDIDDAYETGLMPCDTDGDAVYDFRDIDSDNDGVLDRFEAQHTATYMAPTGLDSDNDGLDNAYEGDGVIPFSTDEDPRPDYRDIDADDDGIPDNIEGQTTAGYVPPSGVDSDGDGLDDAYEGSGDQGVEMVNTDGTGEVDYRDVDSDDDGVPDNNEGNDFNFDGVPDQTFTGVDTDGDGLDDGYEGSDVNDGFDVNDEINNPATDLPDTDGTEDVNYRDLDDDGDGISTPDEDADDDGDPTNDDSDDDGTPDYLDPTDEPDTDTDGDGVPDSVDIDDDNDGILDVVEDSVDDGIPVDTDGDGTVDLHDIDSDNDGIPDNVEAQTTAGYVAPNDDDAATYEANDGLNSAYLPNGLTPVNTDGTDNPDYIDLDSDNDLVPDNNEGNDFNFDGIPDQTFTGTDTDGDGLDDGYEGSDVNDGYDVNDEIDDPANDLPDTDGTEDVNYRDLDDDGDGIDTPDEDADGDGDPTNDDSDGDGTPDYLQPDEDTRPDTDGDGVPDIVDIDDDNDGILDIVEDPDDDGIPIDTDGDGRVDLHDIDSDNDGIPDNIEAQTTAGYIAPNDDDGATYIANNGLNSAYLPNGLTPVNTDGTDNPDYIDEDSDNDLVPDNNEGNDYNFDGIPDQTFTGVDTDGDGLDDGYEHGTVDDGFNFNDGIDDPANDLPDTDGTEDVNYRDIDDDGDALDTPDEDADGDGDPTNDDTDGDGTPDYLDPVDDSPQEIIVMQMVTPNGDGKNDFLWIENVDMALDNKLMIFNRWGIEVYNGKNYNNQNNVFDGRSRGRSTVGDNSDYLPAGVYYYVFQYNTEDRNNITDNGYLYISQ from the coding sequence ATGGAATCTTTTACATCTACTCAAAAGAAGAAAAAAAGACCACACTATTTTATTGGGTGTCTTTTGGTCATGTTGCTCGCAGGAAACACCTACGCGAATAGTAGTTCTACAGTATTTGAAAATCACTCTAATCCAATTAGTATTGACGATCCGGATGACCTTGACGATGATGATGATGGTATCTTGGACACCGTAGAGGACGAGAACCTCGATGGGGATAACGATCCCGATACCAATCCTTCGGATAAGGATGGGGATGGTATTCCCAACTATCTGGATATTGATTCGGATGGTGACGGTATTTTAGATAATGTGGAAGGGCAAAATGATGCCTCTTATATAGCACCCTCTGGGGTGGATGCCAACGGAAATGGCCTAGATGATGCTTATGAAGGTCCATTTCGTTTCGGTATCAACCCTGTAAACACAGATATGTCTAACGGAGGTAGGGGGCGTATCCCAGATTATTTGGATGTTGATGCCGACATTGACGGTATTTTCGATAACATAGAAGCGCAGGCACTAAACGCTTTTGTAGCGCCTTCCGGGGTAGATGACAATGGCAATGGTCTAGACGACGCCTATGAAGGGAGCTACGGTTTTGGGATCGTACCGATTAATTCGGATAGTGACATCTATCCCGATTATAGGGATTTCGACTCCGATGGTGACGGGATAAAGGATAAGAGGGAAGCACAGACGACGGCTGGTTATATTAATCCGTTAGGGGATAATAACATGAACGACATCGATGATGCCTATGAAACAGGATTGATGCCCTGCGATACCGATGGTGACGCTGTGTATGATTTCCGTGATATCGATTCTGACAATGATGGTGTCCTTGATCGTTTCGAAGCACAGCATACTGCAACGTACATGGCGCCAACGGGCTTGGATAGTGATAATGACGGGTTGGACAATGCCTATGAAGGAGATGGTGTAATTCCCTTTAGTACCGATGAGGATCCGAGACCTGATTATAGGGATATTGATGCCGACGATGATGGTATCCCTGATAACATTGAAGGCCAAACGACTGCCGGTTATGTACCACCTTCGGGTGTAGATTCCGATGGTGATGGTCTGGACGATGCCTACGAGGGGTCGGGAGATCAAGGCGTAGAAATGGTGAATACCGATGGTACAGGGGAAGTTGATTACAGAGATGTGGATAGTGATGATGACGGTGTTCCCGATAACAATGAAGGTAACGACTTTAATTTCGATGGCGTTCCAGATCAAACCTTTACAGGTGTCGATACCGATGGAGACGGGCTTGACGATGGTTATGAGGGGAGTGATGTAAACGATGGATTCGATGTAAACGATGAAATAAACAATCCGGCTACCGACCTTCCGGATACCGACGGTACCGAGGATGTCAATTACAGAGACTTGGATGACGATGGAGATGGCATAAGTACCCCGGACGAGGATGCCGATGACGACGGCGACCCCACGAACGATGATAGTGACGATGACGGAACTCCAGATTATTTAGACCCAACAGACGAGCCCGATACCGATACCGATGGTGATGGTGTTCCGGATAGTGTCGACATCGATGACGATAATGATGGTATTTTAGATGTGGTCGAAGATTCCGTCGACGATGGCATTCCCGTCGATACCGATGGTGACGGCACGGTCGATCTTCATGATATTGATTCCGACAACGATGGAATCCCCGACAACGTCGAGGCACAGACCACAGCAGGTTACGTAGCGCCTAACGATGATGATGCGGCAACCTATGAGGCGAATGATGGCTTGAACTCCGCCTATTTGCCCAATGGGTTAACTCCCGTAAATACCGATGGTACGGATAATCCAGACTATATCGATTTGGATAGCGATAATGATTTGGTGCCGGATAACAATGAGGGCAATGACTTCAACTTTGATGGCATCCCCGACCAGACTTTTACCGGCACGGATACCGATGGCGATGGTTTGGACGATGGCTATGAAGGAAGTGATGTGAATGACGGCTATGATGTGAATGATGAAATTGACGATCCGGCCAATGACCTTCCCGATACCGATGGAACAGAGGACGTGAACTATAGGGATTTGGATGATGACGGCGATGGCATCGATACTCCTGATGAAGATGCTGACGGCGATGGAGACCCTACGAACGACGATAGCGATGGCGATGGTACCCCTGACTATTTACAGCCAGATGAGGATACACGTCCGGATACGGACGGCGATGGTGTTCCCGATATCGTTGATATCGATGATGACAATGATGGTATCCTGGATATTGTTGAGGATCCCGATGATGACGGTATTCCCATAGATACGGATGGCGATGGTCGTGTAGACTTACATGATATTGATTCGGACAATGATGGCATTCCGGACAATATCGAGGCCCAGACAACGGCTGGCTATATTGCTCCCAACGATGACGACGGCGCAACCTACATTGCCAATAACGGACTCAACTCCGCTTATCTGCCAAATGGTTTAACTCCTGTAAATACGGATGGCACGGACAACCCTGATTATATCGATGAGGATAGCGACAATGATTTGGTACCCGATAACAATGAAGGCAATGATTACAATTTTGACGGTATACCCGACCAAACGTTCACCGGAGTAGATACCGATGGAGATGGTCTAGATGATGGCTACGAGCATGGTACGGTTGACGATGGCTTCAACTTTAACGATGGTATAGACGATCCGGCCAATGATCTTCCGGATACCGATGGAACAGAAGATGTAAATTACAGGGATATCGATGATGATGGCGATGCGCTCGATACGCCGGACGAAGATGCAGATGGGGATGGTGACCCTACTAACGACGATACTGATGGTGACGGTACTCCCGATTATCTTGATCCGGTTGACGACAGCCCGCAAGAAATTATAGTCATGCAGATGGTAACACCCAACGGTGATGGTAAAAATGATTTCCTATGGATTGAAAATGTGGATATGGCACTGGACAATAAACTGATGATATTCAATCGATGGGGTATCGAGGTTTACAATGGGAAGAATTATAACAATCAAAACAATGTGTTTGATGGAAGGTCCAGAGGACGGTCTACAGTGGGCGATAATTCCGATTATTTGCCGGCCGGAGTATATTATTACGTTTTCCAGTATAATACAGAAGATAGAAATAATATTACCGATAACGGTTACCTTTATATTAGCCAATAA
- a CDS encoding type IX secretion system membrane protein PorP/SprF → MILKKSLFTSFLLLIMFWGTSYAQQDAQYTQYMFNTMSVNPAYAGSRGMLSAALLYRKQWLGLDGAPTTQTLNLHSPIRDSKVGYGISIINDEIGEGIVQETYFDAAISYTIDVSAAGKLSFGVKAGGNLFNLDVERLRQREGFQEAVNTDNIENRFSPNFGLGIYYHADKFYAGLSAPNLLQTEHFDGGNNDANDVSFLSKERINFYLITGYVFDLGNNFKFKPAILSKVVSGAPLQLDFSGTFLINDKISLGAAYRWDAAVSALAGFQISDSFMIGVAYDKETTAFGGTQFNDGSFEIILRYELIRAYKKLVSPRFF, encoded by the coding sequence ATGATACTAAAAAAGAGCCTCTTTACGTCCTTTCTCTTACTAATCATGTTCTGGGGGACGTCATATGCGCAACAAGACGCGCAGTACACCCAGTATATGTTCAACACTATGAGTGTGAATCCCGCTTATGCGGGCTCCAGAGGGATGTTAAGTGCAGCCTTATTGTATCGTAAACAATGGCTGGGACTGGATGGGGCACCAACCACCCAGACACTGAACCTGCATTCGCCCATAAGGGATAGCAAGGTCGGTTATGGAATTTCCATTATAAACGATGAAATAGGTGAGGGTATCGTACAGGAAACGTATTTCGACGCTGCGATTTCCTATACCATTGATGTTTCCGCAGCGGGCAAATTGTCTTTTGGTGTAAAAGCAGGTGGGAACCTTTTCAACTTGGATGTTGAACGCCTTCGGCAAAGAGAGGGTTTTCAAGAAGCGGTGAATACTGACAATATCGAAAATAGATTTTCCCCAAATTTTGGTTTGGGAATTTATTATCATGCCGACAAATTCTACGCAGGTCTTTCTGCGCCAAATCTCCTACAAACCGAACATTTTGATGGAGGTAATAATGATGCCAACGATGTCAGTTTTTTGTCTAAAGAGCGCATCAATTTTTATTTGATAACCGGCTATGTTTTCGATTTAGGCAATAATTTTAAATTCAAACCGGCAATTCTCAGTAAAGTCGTGAGTGGAGCGCCCTTACAACTCGATTTTTCGGGTACGTTTCTAATCAATGATAAGATTTCATTGGGAGCGGCGTATAGATGGGATGCAGCTGTTAGCGCCCTGGCGGGATTTCAAATTTCTGATTCATTCATGATCGGCGTGGCATATGATAAAGAAACAACTGCTTTTGGTGGAACCCAATTTAACGATGGGTCTTTTGAAATTATACTTCGGTATGAATTGATCAGGGCGTACAAAAAACTGGTGTCTCCACGTTTCTTTTAA
- a CDS encoding OmpA family protein, translated as MIKKLHVLTLVVAFAFLGDVFGQDSVVVKAKENRLIAKANENYEQYSFSPAIDIYERVLSKGYVSADLLKKLGNSYYFNADYKDAATTYKRLITSYESDAGPEYYFRYAQTLKTLGEYEESREVMSTFVDLTSNDNRAEVYKDEKDFLEDIKNNSGRYDVGPFEYNSSYSEFAPSFYKKGLIFSSNRDTGNFAKNRHTWTATDFLDLYKVNADSVSENKAVKVEDDINTRLHESTSASTKDGKTLYFTRNNIVEGKAKRDTVGVIRLKIYKATKANGVWGDIQELPFNSDTYSVAHPALSTDEKTLYFASDMKGSLGESDIFMVDVNEDGSYGEPVNLGSNINTEARETFPFVTSEDILYFSSDGHPGLGGLDIFATKIENRNFDGSVANVGEPVNSMMDDFTFIIDEDSRKGYFASNRPEGKGGDDIYSFLETTPLLLDCEQQITGTVRDKISNELLVGATVKVINEENEEILSTITNSEGKYELFLDCKEGNFVRVSMQGYITSEEYLARSDGKPKIIDFYLDRDTVTAGFGDDLAKLLQLSTIYFDFDKYNIRKDSEVEVEKVIAAMDKYPSLRIKVNSHTDSRGKDAYNLWLSQKRAESTINYMISKGISSERVTSEGFGETKLINQCANGVNCSDTEHELNRRSEFIIME; from the coding sequence ATGATAAAAAAATTACATGTATTAACTTTAGTAGTCGCATTCGCTTTTTTGGGAGACGTATTTGGGCAGGATTCAGTTGTGGTAAAAGCAAAGGAAAATCGTTTGATTGCCAAGGCCAATGAAAACTACGAACAATATTCCTTTAGCCCGGCAATTGATATCTACGAAAGAGTACTAAGCAAGGGATATGTATCCGCCGATTTATTAAAAAAACTGGGTAATTCGTATTATTTCAACGCCGATTATAAAGATGCCGCGACAACTTACAAACGTTTAATTACCTCTTATGAATCCGATGCGGGTCCCGAATACTATTTCAGGTATGCCCAAACGCTGAAGACTTTGGGTGAGTACGAAGAATCTAGGGAGGTCATGTCAACGTTTGTCGACCTAACTTCAAATGATAATCGGGCAGAAGTTTATAAAGACGAAAAAGATTTTCTCGAAGATATAAAGAATAATTCCGGTAGATACGATGTTGGGCCTTTTGAATATAACTCTTCCTATAGCGAGTTTGCTCCTTCATTTTATAAAAAAGGATTGATTTTCTCCTCGAACAGGGATACTGGTAATTTTGCTAAAAACCGTCATACTTGGACCGCTACCGATTTTCTCGATCTGTATAAGGTGAATGCTGACAGCGTTTCTGAAAATAAGGCCGTGAAGGTCGAGGACGATATCAATACCCGTTTACACGAATCTACCTCTGCAAGTACTAAAGATGGCAAAACGCTTTACTTTACCAGAAACAATATCGTAGAAGGTAAGGCCAAAAGAGATACAGTAGGGGTCATACGGCTCAAAATCTATAAGGCCACAAAAGCAAATGGGGTCTGGGGCGATATCCAGGAACTACCTTTCAATAGTGATACGTATTCCGTTGCCCACCCTGCACTTAGTACTGATGAAAAAACACTCTATTTTGCGTCCGATATGAAAGGCTCTTTGGGCGAATCCGATATTTTTATGGTCGACGTAAATGAAGATGGCTCGTACGGTGAACCGGTAAATCTTGGTAGCAATATCAATACCGAGGCTCGGGAAACCTTTCCGTTTGTGACCAGTGAGGATATCCTGTACTTTTCATCCGATGGTCATCCCGGGCTAGGTGGCTTGGATATCTTTGCGACCAAAATCGAGAATAGAAATTTCGATGGTTCGGTAGCGAATGTTGGCGAACCCGTGAATAGTATGATGGATGATTTTACCTTCATTATCGATGAAGATTCGCGCAAGGGATATTTTGCCTCCAATAGACCAGAAGGTAAAGGAGGCGATGATATTTATAGCTTTTTGGAAACTACACCATTATTGCTCGATTGCGAACAGCAAATCACCGGAACTGTGCGTGATAAGATTTCCAATGAACTCTTGGTCGGAGCAACTGTCAAGGTGATCAATGAAGAAAATGAAGAAATACTGAGTACGATTACCAATTCCGAAGGGAAGTACGAGCTCTTCCTCGACTGCAAGGAAGGAAACTTCGTCAGGGTATCTATGCAGGGTTATATTACTTCAGAAGAATATTTGGCCAGATCTGATGGCAAACCAAAAATTATCGACTTTTATCTTGATAGGGATACGGTAACCGCCGGTTTTGGAGATGATTTGGCAAAATTACTACAATTGAGTACGATATATTTCGATTTCGATAAATACAACATTCGAAAAGACTCCGAGGTAGAGGTAGAGAAGGTAATCGCGGCGATGGATAAATATCCTAGCTTACGAATTAAGGTAAATTCCCATACCGATAGTAGGGGTAAGGATGCCTATAACCTTTGGCTATCGCAAAAAAGGGCCGAATCTACAATAAACTATATGATTTCGAAAGGCATCTCTAGCGAACGTGTGACTAGTGAGGGCTTTGGGGAGACGAAATTGATCAATCAATGTGCCAACGGGGTCAATTGCTCTGACACTGAGCATGAACTCAATCGAAGGTCAGAATTTATTATCATGGAATGA